In the Pocillopora verrucosa isolate sample1 chromosome 4, ASM3666991v2, whole genome shotgun sequence genome, gaaatggGAGACAACGCTGGAGAAAGAATCAGTTattgcagtctcggcaacgcttatcgcagtctaggacagttccagacagccatccagtactatcaacgtcatctagaaaatgctaaagaagtgggagacaaggtcGGAGAGAGAATCAGTTattgcagtctcggcaacgTTTATCAAAGTcaaggacagttcaaaacagccatccagtaccatcaacgtcatctagaaattgctaaagaagtgggagacaaggccggagagggaatcagttatggcaatctcggcaacgcttatcacagtctaggacagttcaaaaccgccatcaagtaccatcaccgtcatctagaaattgctaaagaagtgggagacaaagccagagagggaagaagttgtggcaatctcggcaacgcttaccACAGTCTGggaaagttcaaaacagctatccagtaccatcaacgtcatctagaaattgctaaagaagtgggagacaaagccgGAGGGGGAAGAAGTTGTGGCAATCTCGGCACCGCTTATCACAGTCtgggacagttcaaaacagccatccagtatcatcaacgtcatctagaaattgctaaaggagtgggagacaaggctggcGAGGGAATCAGTaatggcaatctcggcaacgctaaccgcagtctaggacagttcaaaacagccatccagtaccatcagcGTCATCTAGAAAtcgctaaagaagtgggagacagggCTGGcgagggaagaagttatggaaatctcggcaacgcttaccgcagtctaggacagttcaaaacagccatccagtaccatcagcGTCAgctagaaattgctaaagaagtgggagataggGCCgaagagggaagaagttatggcaatctcggcaacgcctTTCACAGTCTAgcacagttcaaaacagccatccagtaccatcagcgtcatctagaaatttcaaaagaagtgggagacaaggctggagagggaatcagttatggcaatctcggcaacgctcaTCGCAGTCtgggacagttcaaaacagccatccagtaccatcagcgtcatctagaaattgctaaagtaGTTGGAGACAGGGCCGGAGAGGGCACCTGTTttggcaatctcggcaacgcttatcacagtctaggacagttcaaaacagccatccagtaccatcaacgtcatctagaaatttctaaagaagtgggagacaaggctggagagggaggaggttattgcaatctcggcaacgcttatcgcagtcttggacagttcaaaacagccatccagtaccatcaacgtcatctagaaattgctaaagaagtgggagacaaggctggagaaggaggaggttattgcaatctcggcaacgcttatcgcagtcttGGACagttcaaaagagccatccagtaccatcaacgtcatctagaaattgctaaggaagtgggagacaaggtcggagagggaatcagttatggcaatctcggcaacgcctttcacagtctaggacagttcaaaacagctatccagtaccatcaacgtcatctagaaatttcaaaagaagtgggagacaaggctggagaggggatcagttatggcaatctcggcaacgcttatcgcagtctaggacagttcaaaacagccatccagtaccatcaacgtcatctagaaattgctaaaggagtgggagacaaggccggagagggaagaagttatggcaatctcggcaacgcttatcacagtctgggacagttcaaaacagccatccagtaccatcaacgtcacctagaaattgctaaagaagtgggagacaaggccggagagggaatcagttatggcaatctcggcaacgcttatcacagtctaggacagttcaaaacagccatccagtaccatcaacgtcatctagaaattgctaaagaagtgggagacaaggccggagagggaatcagttatggcaatctcggtaaCGCTCATCGCAGTcttggacagttcaaaacagccatacagtaccatcaacgtcacctagaaattgctaaagaagttggagacaaggccggagaaggaatcagttatggcaatcttggcaacgcctttcacagtctaggacagttcataacagccatccagtaccatcaacgtcatctagaaattgctaaaaaagtgggagacaaggctggcGAGGGAATCAgtcatggcaatctcggcaacgcttatcgcagtctaggacagttcaaaacagccatccagtaccatcaacgtcatctagaaattgctaaggaAGTGGGAGACgaggccggagagggaagaagttacggcaatctcggcaacgctcatcgcagtctaggacagttcaaaacagccatccagtaccatcaacgtcatctagaaattgctaaaaaagtgggagacaaggccggagagggaatcagttttggtaatctcggcaacgcttatcaaggtctaggacaatttaaaacagccatccagtaccatcaacgtcatctagaaattgctaaagtagtgggagacaaggctggagagggaatcagttatggcaatctcggcaacgctcgtcgcagtctaggacagttcaaaacagccatccagtaccatcaacgtcatctagaaattgctaaagaagtgggagacaaggccggagagggaatcagttatggcaatctcggcaacgcttatcaaggtttaggacagttcaaaacagccatccagtaccatcaacgtcatctagaaattgctaaagtagtgggagacaaggccggagagggaatcagttatggcaatctcggcaacgcttatcacagtctaggacagttccaaaGAGCCattcagtaccatcaacgtcatctagaaatagctaaagaagtggaagacaaagccggagagggaagaagttatggcaatctcggcaacggtcatcgcagtctaggacagttcaaaacagccatccagtaccatcaacgtcatctagaaattgctaaagaagtgggagacaaggctggagagggaattagttatgccaatctcggcaacgcttatcgcagtctaggacagttcaaaacagccatccagtaccatcaacgtcatctagaaattgctaaagaagtgggagacaaggctggagagggaatcagttatggcaatctcggcaacgcttattgcagtttaggacagttcaaaacagccatccagtaccatcaacgtcatctagaaattgctaaagaagtgggagacaaggccggagagggaaaaagttattgcaatctcggcaacgcttattgcagtctaggacagttcaaaacagccatccagtaccatcaacgtcatctgaaaattgctaaagaagtgggagacaaggccggagagggaatcagttattgcCTACTCGGCAGGATTCATCTCTGTCAAAGAGAGTTGAAAATGGCAATCGAGTGTTACCAACGTCACctagaaatatccaaagaagtgggagataagactGGAGAGGCGTGCTCACTTCGTTCCCTTGGAAGCAGTTTTGAAtgccaaggaaatcttatgATGGCCTTTGACTGTTATTACTCGAGTGTagaattgtatgatgatatcagggccagtcttcaagtcaacgatcagtggaagatttgttatcgtaatcagcaccaagtagcatacaaaggtttgtggcgtataaatctcaGTCGAGGTCAAGTTGTGAAGGCTCTTCTTGCcacagagaaaggacgtgctcaagctctgagagatctcatggtCACAAAATATCTGCTTGGAGATTCTTTAACGTCCAGCGCATCCTGCATCTCTTTGAGGTGGGTTCCATCgagcacagttttcatagctattaatggaccatgcatttacttctgggtttgcctcagtgaaaATAATATCCAGATGAGAGAAGTACACGTgaacaattacaagtatgagAATGAGTTGGAAGTTTTCATCCAgctactgaacaaaactgctcttGTGGAGATCAGTAAAAGAGATACTGTTACAATCGAAAATTCTCGGCTTGACTCGCCGACAGTTGCTGAAGTGGCCAATGATATgatccgagttgatgtgagtcactcccaatcaagtgctttaaagaagctgcatgacatcatcgttactcctattgctgacctgATCGAAGAAAACGACGAGATCACATTCGTTCCCGAGGGCccattttgccttgtaccttatgcagcgttgcaggactccaactcatcatatctgagtgattctttcagaattcgtgtgctaccctctctgacgacgttgcaactaattcatgattgtccagctgactttcacatgaagactggtgcattgcttgtcggcgacccatgtttcaaacatatcatCTATCAGGGAGGACTTTTGGTGCAGCTTCCAGGggcaaggaaagaagtggagatgatcggacgtatcctcaATGTCTCCCCTCTCATTGGAGAAATGGCAAAAAAACATGAAGTCTTGAAACGATTATCATCAGTGGCATTAGTTCATATTGCCGCGCAcagtaaaatggaaactggagaagttatcctggcaccaaacaccacaggAGATaaccctcagccgcaagagaaagattatctactgacgatgaaagatgtcctagaagctgggttgcgagcacgtctggttgtacttagctgctctcacactgctcgtggggagatcatggccgagggtgtggtcggcatggcgcgtgcacttttgggtgccggtgctagatctgttgtggtaaccttgtgggAAATTAgcgacgagggaaccctggagttcatgagtttcttctacgatgcacttgccaaaggcaagaaggcaagtgaagctctcaatcaggccatgaagtgtatgagagaaattgaaaagttcaaggaggtTTGgcactgggcaccatttgtactcattggtgacgacgtcaacctggatttcaaggaTATTTCGAAGCTGAAGTAAGTAAATATTCCGTTTTATTCTGTCTACACATTCGATTCAATACAAAGTTATATTAAATCATAATTATTGCTTATATGTTTCAGTTGGGTTACGAATTTATGTTTTGCTCTGGCAAATTGAGATGTAGTACAATCAAGAGGACACGTTTGcgatgataacattctttttacGAAACCTGATAGgagtaaaaaagcaaatttcttttcaaacaatcctgttgtgcaatgtatcgtttcatgtgctgagaaatatttcatggcaactcaactatcctcactaaacttagattcttttatttttcagttaaggcagtgagcattggaatcccagggaGCTTTCGGATACTTAAAAACGCTGATatttggaccagaaaccagtaagctaccGATGAAACCTTTGTCAAGAATCTTCTTTTCTAagcaggaagaaccaaaagacggccaaagtcaagtttaacaagagaacagatttccattgattcaaaagttgcctttttgcttgtctgaactgcttTTACGAGATTAATCTTTGATATCCCTCTCAAACTActgtttctttggtttttttaatttttgttttttttaaatgatgtcTTAAAATTATCATGACGAGCTATGtgagaagttatttttaatctaagtatttTCTACTTAGAGGATTGGGGCGTTACGTTTACGTCGAAGTTATAacgtcttgaaaacgtttttcacagttttttacaGACTTTTTCTCGATCGGTTTAGTCTCACGAGTGATATAAAGCAATTACAGCCATGTGCGTGTGTAGAGAATTTCCATAGGAATTGGAGAATAATCAGTTGTCCGATTGCTGAATTATCTTAGTCTATGTCAGATGGAAATTGTGATGAACTTTTCGAGGATTTATACTCAGTCATTGGCAATTAAAGTCAGTTTCTGCTGATCAGAATTCGGTTTATCTGGACTTAATATGACAGATTTTGGCCGTAATAGCAAGGATTTAGTCTTagtattagttaattttctgagatttctcctttaattttgaatacaaTAAATTGTGTTACTTTTTACAAGCAGAACAATGCATTTCAAGTATATTGTTTAATCTAATCGAccaaaggcaaaacgagaagttttattttacaattttagttATGGCTTACAAAGCATTGAAGGAAGCTCAGAACGAGCTGGAAAGTTAAAGCctaatgattttatttagtttttccGAGTAGATTGTTTACTTACTCtctaagtacaataaactaacatttaaaTGTGAAACAATGCAACAAGTCGCCTGGTATTTTGTTggaatggaagaggaaatcacTAATTAAGGGAAGAAAATTTCCGCATCAACCTGCATAAGCCATTTCTTGCCATTTGAAGTAGTATTCgcttaataacttttgcccatttctttgaataagtttactgaatgagagataaacttcgatattttctgactcCATAACTGCCAGTAACGATCATTGGCAACTGTTTCTTAAAATGTCACGCGACGCTCTTCTTTAGCACGTTATGTGAcagatatgatgttttgtcacatcttgtCGTTTGGAGTAGTGAGCGCACCTATGTCTTATTCGCTCAACCTCTTCCCATTTCCTTGGATAGAGTTTTTAAATGAGATATAGACTTCGACAGATTCAGATTTTATATCTGCTAGTTTCATTGGCAGCAATTCcttaggatgtcacgcaacgcgttTTTTTAGCATGTAAAGCGACGTGATGTATAGTCATATCGTTGAAGAGgcaagaacaaagaaattacctttcacttTGGGAGATGGTGCTTTAATGTGTTTATCGAAAGCGTCCTCATCATGGGAGGTACCCTTAGTCGGTGTGGTTCCTCGagtgtagaaaatattgattgaattttttccacgattgcaaacttaactaaaacagcctGTTACAAAAAACCGAcactttcttaaccctttaattcccatgagtgacgaagacaaaatttctccttacagtatcgattcaatatcaaccagataagtgatgagaacaaagaaaaatatcaatttggggataattagttgatgcaatactaaattctctgaactaacgtAAAAAGAACTGTGTAGTGGACTGAGAtgagaattgcaaatttgatctgggagttaagggttgaAACTGAGGAGGGCCGACCGAGGAGaactttttacggctaacggttaaaattgtAGCCATTTTTCTGCTGCGGCTAACtgagaataacagaaaataACACATTGTAggcaggaaatatttttaaggttaatttttttctacaaccAAGAGTTCAAAGTTGTCAATgtttacgcctaacagctagTTTTGTGACCggtttacggctaacggttaaccccatggaGACCCTCGACCCTCGATGTGAAATAAAAACGGTTTTAGAAGGTGGTATTTGCAACTCGAATTTAGAGTGCTGGTTTTAGAGGAGTAAGGAAAACCGGAAAAACAAGTCGTGGAAAAATTCTGGAAGTAAGAATCAACCTGGGAGAGACGAGCATAGGGAGACCGTTGTCGCTATGCATTCCTGTTATGTTCAACCTGAGATACTTAATGAAGCTAAACGCGAGATATTCACCGAAGTGAAGGTGAGCAAGGATAAATTTCCTTCCCCCTTTAAAGACCTTGTACCGGTGTCCTAACGGATTTGGACTCCCCAACAAAACTAAGTGAAAACATTCTCCTTAGCGgtctagtaaaaatggatgatactttacgttccagtgcgtactaaagagtgtttttaattcaaaacatgcgtatcgttaatgcatacgaactggtGGCTGGAAATGACCTGTCgaatgtttcttttgaccaagggaaaatgggcaacAATTTAGTTTAAGGTTTGGAGAAAGGttgtttttgaaccttttctgCGATAGTCGAAcataagctgagagttccagtagttcagaatagaaacatttttacttatcataggctttacgaacgatttgtagtagtagttgtagtttcttttttctggTTCAGAAACTGttcaatgttattattttagaaaatcagactgagttatttttatGACTGGAtgcaatagtctccactattgttataaCGTATCGTAgcaatgttgattcgcatcagaagaaacaaattaaaggtttattgtaaaaatttcaatcgttcgaatgcagtagtttgttcacatctaattcttgcgtataccGTACGACTCGCTGtaataaatgcggcagaattggaacgaaatgcctgagttttttttttacctttattgaggaatgttgtgttgtgattgaaaagaacatcgacaaaaaacTTGCGAACAAAAtcagttaccaaatatgatacaaacgatgtttaaaaggaaagcttggtaggggtccaaatctgcgaagggggtcCATATTCGcaagcggatttggaccggggggtccaaatccgcggtGACACCGGATCTGAAAGTCAGTAGGTCGTGACATTTTGACTTCACCCCAGATCTAAAAAACTGCGACAACGTCGATGTTTTAGCAGGAATTCGCTGCAGACGATAGTATGTATTACAATCATTTACGAAAAAGGGCCACGGGGAGGGAGGAGTGGGTCGAGATTCCGtttattcccccccccccgggCTGAGACTGAGAGTGTGAATAGCTACGTGTTTTCAACGGTAGCATCACAGGTGGGGTTCTCAACAATCTTGGAGCTACGATTTCAGAAGGTAAAGATAAGAATTTCCCTGAGTAATTGCTGGACTTAGGCTTCTTTCGTCTTC is a window encoding:
- the LOC131791716 gene encoding tetratricopeptide repeat protein 28-like, coding for MTPGLRRKLRQQRTKGSSGKSIQYHQRHLEISKEVGDKAGEGISHGNLGNAYRSLRQFKTAIQYHQRDLEIAKEVGDKAGERISHGNLGNAYHSLGEFKTAIQYHQRHLEIAKEVGDKAGEGISYGNLGNAYHSLGQFKTAIKYHHRHLEIAKEVGDKAREGRSCGNLGNAYHSLGKFKTAIQYHQRHLEIAKEVGDKAGGGRSCGNLGTAYHSLGQFKTAIQYHQRHLEIAKGVGDKAGEGISNGNLGNANRSLGQFKTAIQYHQRHLEIAKEVGDRAGEGRSYGNLGNAYRSLGQFKTAIQYHQRQLEIAKEVGDRAEEGRSYGNLGNAFHSLAQFKTAIQYHQRHLEISKEVGDKAGEGISYGNLGNAHRSLGQFKTAIQYHQRHLEIAKVVGDRAGEGTCFGNLGNAYHSLGQFKTAIQYHQRHLEISKEVGDKAGEGGGYCNLGNAYRSLGQFKTAIQYHQRHLEIAKEVGDKAGEGGGYCNLGNAYRSLGQFKRAIQYHQRHLEIAKEVGDKVGEGISYGNLGNAFHSLGQFKTAIQYHQRHLEISKEVGDKAGEGISYGNLGNAYRSLGQFKTAIQYHQRHLEIAKGVGDKAGEGRSYGNLGNAYHSLGQFKTAIQYHQRHLEIAKEVGDKAGEGISYGNLGNAYHSLGQFKTAIQYHQRHLEIAKEVGDKAGEGISYGNLGNAHRSLGQFKTAIQYHQRHLEIAKEVGDKAGEGISYGNLGNAFHSLGQFITAIQYHQRHLEIAKKVGDKAGEGISHGNLGNAYRSLGQFKTAIQYHQRHLEIAKVVGDKAGEGISYGNLGNAYHSLGQFQRAIQYHQRHLEIAKEVEDKAGEGRSYGNLGNGHRSLGQFKTAIQYHQRHLEIAKEVGDKTGEACSLRSLGSSFECQGNLMMAFDCYYSSVELYDDIRASLQVNDQWKICYRNQHQVAYKGLWRINLSRGQVVKALLATEKGRAQALRDLMVTKYLLGDSLTSSASCISLRWVPSSTVFIAINGPCIYFWVCLSENNIQMREVHVNNYKYENELEVFIQLLNKTALVEISKRDTVTIENSRLDSPTVAEVANDMIRVDVSHSQSSALKKLHDIIVTPIADLIEENDEITFVPEGPFCLVPYAALQDSNSSYLSDSFRIRVLPSLTTLQLIHDCPADFHMKTGALLVGDPCFKHIIYQGGLLVQLPGARKEVEMIGRILNVSPLIGEMAKKHEVLKRLSSVALVHIAAHSKMETGEVILAPNTTGDNPQPQEKDYLLTMKDVLEAGLRARLVVLSCSHTARGEIMAEGVVGMARALLGAGARSVVVTLWEISDEGTLEFMSFFYDALAKGKKASEALNQAMKCMREIEKFKEVWHWAPFVLIGDDVNLDFKDISKLN